Below is a genomic region from Streptomyces ferrugineus.
GTCGTCCGGCGCGGACTGGACGATCGTACGGGCCACGTGGTTCTCGCAGAACTTCAGCGAGGGGCCGCTGGTGGAGGGGCTGGTGAACGGGGAGCTGGTCTTCCCGGCGGGCGAGGTGCGGGAGCCGTTCGTCGATGTGCGGGACATCGCGGACGTGGTGACGGCGGTGCTGACGTCCGGGGACGCTCATGCGGGGCGGACGCTGGAGCTGACCGGGCCGCGGCTGCTGTCCTGGCGGGAGGCGGTCGCGGAGATCTCCGCGGCCACCGGCACGGCGATCACGTACACCCCGGTTCCGGCGCGCTCGTACGGCGAGGCCCTGGCCGGGTTCGGGGTTCCGCCGGAGGAGGTCGAGCTGCTGGTGGAGGTCTTCGAGACCCTCATGGACGGCCGTAACGCCCATGTCACGCACGACGTCCACGAGGTCCTGGGACGCGCGCCGCGCGACTTCACCGACTTCGCGCGGGAGGCCGCGGCGGCGGGGGCGTGGAAAGCCTGAGCCCCTCAGGCCCTGCCCTGGTCCTCCGGCTTGTGCGGGGGGTGGTGGGTGCTCTTCACATGGGTGCGCAGCCTCGACGTCACGTCCTCCGGTGGCAGGAAGCGGGTCCAGCGCTCGGGGAACTCCGACGGCATGTCCGGGTCCTCGGGGTCGTGCTCGTGGGCCGCGGCCGTGCGGGCCACGTACTCGGCGACCTGGGCCTCGCGCATCCGCTCGTTGGCGGCGCGGGCCGCGGCCGTCGCGGCGGCCGGCCAGACCCGGTCGATCGCGGCGTTGACCGCGGCCCCGACGAGCACGGCGAACGCGGACACGCCGATCCACAGCAGTACGGCGACCGCGGCGGCGAGGGAGCCGTAGATCGTCGCGCCCTCGACCGTGTTCTGGAGGTAGATGCGCAGCAGGAAGCTGCCCAGCACCCACATGCCGAGGGCGACCAGGGCGCCGGGCACGTCCTCGATCCAGGGTGAGCGCACCGGCACGGACACGTGGTACAGCGTGGTCAGGAACGCGATGGACAGGACGATCACGACCGGCCAGTACAGGACCTGCACCAAGGTCTCCGACCACGGCACGATCCGCACCACCGCGTCCGGTCCCGCCACCATCAGCGGCAGCGCGACCGAGCCGATCAGCAGCGCCGCGATGAACAGGGCGAACGCCACCAGCCGGGTCTTGACGATGCCGCGGACGCCGTCGAGGCCGTACATCACGGTGATCGTGTCTATGAAGACGTTCACCGCCCGCGACCCCGACCACAGGGCGAACAGGAAGCCGACGGAGATGACGTCGGGGCGGCCGCCGTTCATCACGTCGTCCAGGATCGGCTGGGCGATCTGGCGCACCCCCTTGTCGGACAGGACGGTGCGGGAGGCCTCCAGGAGGTTGGTCTCCAGGCTGTTGATGGTGTCGGTGCCGGTCCAGTCGTCGACGTAGCCGAGGAGGCCGATGAGGCTGAGCAGGAGCGGGGGCACGGACAGCAGCGTGAAGAACGCGGCCTCGGCCGCGAGACCCAGGATGCGGTACTCGATGCACGAGTTCACCGTGTCCTTGAGCAACAGCCAGGCCGTCCTGCGCTTCGAGACGTTCCGGTAGAGGACACGCGCCCGGTGGAGACGACCGGAGGACGGCTGGGGGGACGATTCACTTGCTGGCTGCACGACCTAAAGGTATCCGCCGTGCGCGGCAGCACTCATCCGCCGTGTCAGGGTGGAGACCACGGCCCTCCTCAGGGATAGGTTCACAGCCATGGCAGGCAGCACCCATACCGTGACCAACCAGCCCCCGCCCCTGGTCGGCTACGACGTCTACACCGCCGACCGGGCCCTGACCGCGGCCGTCGAGCGGCATGTCGCCCCGCGGGCCCTGGACGAGGTGCGCGAGGAGCTGGCCGCCTTCGGGCGGACCTGCGGGTCGGCGCAGGCGCAGGAGTGGGGGGTACTGGCGAACGAGAACCCGCCGCGGCTGCGGACGCACGACCGCTACGGCCATCGCATCGACGAGGTCGACTTCCATCCGTCCTGGCACCGGCTGCTCGGCAAGGGCGTCTCGGCGGGCCTGACCGCGGCCTGGGTGCGGCCGGGCGGGCATGTGCGCAGAGCGGCGGCCTTCCTGATGTGGACGCAGGTCGAGGCCGGCAACGGCTGCCCGCTGTCCATGACCCACGCGGCCGTCCCGGCGCTGCGCACGGATCCCGGCCTCGCCGCCGAGTGGGAGCCGCGGCTGACGTCCATGGTCTACGACCAGGGTCTGCGGCCCGCCGGGCGGAAGGCCGGAGCCCTGTTCGGGATGGGCATGACGGAGAAGCAGGGCGGCAGCGACGTACGGGCCAACACGACCACCGCCACCCCGCTCGCCGAGGCCGGGACGTATCTGCTGACCGGGCACAAGTGGTTCTGCTCGGCTCCGATGTCGGACGGTTTCCTGGTGCTCGCGCAGGCCCCGGAGGGGCTCACGTGCTTCCTGGTGCCGCGGGTCCTGGAGGACGGCGGCCGCAACCCGTTCCTGATCCAGCGGCTGAAGGACAAGCTGGGCAACCGGTCGAACGCCTCCGCCGAGGTCGAGTTCGACGGGACGTGGGCGCGCCGGGTCGGTCGGGAGGGGCGCGGGGTGCGCACCATCATCGACATGGTGGCGGCGACCCGGCTCGACTGTGTGCTCGGCTCGGCGGGGCTGATGCGGCAGGCCGTGGCGCAGGCGGTGCACCACTGCGACCACCGTGCGGTGTTCGGCGACCGGCTCGTCGACCTGCCGCTGATGCGCAACGTACTGGCCGACCTGGCGGTCGAGTCGGAGGCGGCGACCACCCTCGCGCTGCGGCTCGCGGCGGCCTACGACGACGACGGCGAGCAGGAGCGGGCGCTGCTGCGGATCGCGGTGCCGGCCGCCAAGTACTGGGTGACCAAGCGGTGCGCGCCGGTGACCGTCGAGGCGTCCGAGTGCCTGGGCGGCAACGGGTACGTCGAGGAGTCCGGGATGCCGCGGCTGGTGCGCGAGTCGCCGCTGAACTCGATCTGGGAGGGCGCGGGCAACGTCCAGGCGCTGGACGTGCTGCGGGCGTTGCGGCGCGAGCCGGCCGCGCTGGACGCGTATCTGCGGGAGGTCGGCCTGGCCCGCGGTGCCGATCACCGGCTGGACGCGGCGATCAAGGGCCTGTTGACCGAACTGGCCGATCTGGAGGGCATCGAGGCACGCGCCCGGCGCCTGACCGAGCGGCTGGCGCTGGTGTTGCAGGGCTCGCTGCTGGTCCGGTTCGCACCGCCGGAGGTCGCCGACGCGTTCTGCGCCGCGCGGCTGGGCGGCGACGGGGGCGCGGCCTTCGGGACGCTGCCGTCGACCCTGGATCTGGCGTCGGTGGTGGACCGGGCCAGGCCCAAGGCCTGAACTGCCCGGTGCGGAGGTGGCACGGGGGTGGTGCTGCGCCGACACGGCACCACCCCCGCGCATGGCCCGTTCGAGGCCGCGAACGCCGCTCGGGACGGCGTCGCTCAAGTTTCAATCAGGTCAGGGCGGTCCACCAGGGTTGCAAGGGGTTGCAACTTGCCGGCGACTGTGGGCGGAGTGTGTCCCTCCGCGAGCGACGGGCGGCACTATGAGACACGCGCCATTTGAGACACGCACAATGAGACACAGTCAGCACGCACAGTCAGCACGCACAGTCAGGACGAGACCTCTTCTGCCGGGAGGACCCTTGGCGCTCTCGCCGACGGACGTGACGCAGCTCGCCGCCGTGGACTCGGCGCGCGCCGCGCGAGTACTCAGCGAGGTCCGCGCCGCCACGCTCTCCGGACAGCGCGCGCCCGTCGCGCCGCGCCCGGTGATCGAGCAGTCCTGGGAGCGCACGCTGCGCAGCGGGGTCGACCCGGACCACGACGTCCGCTCCGGGCTGCTGTCCCGCGAGGAGGTGCAGCGGCGCCGGGAGTCGACCACGCTGCGCCAGGTGATGCCGGTGCTGCGCGAGGGGCTGCTGTCGGTCGCCGACGTCGCCCACCACATCATGGTCGTCGCCGACGACGAGGGCCGGGTGCTGTGGCGGGAGGGCAACTCCTCGGTGCTGCGCAGGGCCGACGGGCTCGGCCTGGCACTCGGCGCCGACTGGCGGGAGAGCGTCGTGGGCACCAACGGCCTGGGCACCCCGGCGGTGGTGCGCCGGCCGGTGCAGGTCTTCGCCTCCGAGCACTTCCAGCGCTCGCAGACCTCCTGGACCTGCACCGGGGCCCCCATCACCGACCCCCGGGACGGCCGGCTGATCGGTGTGGTCGACGTCAGCGGGCCGCTGGAGACCATGCACCCGGCCACGCTCGCCTGGGTCGACTCGGTGGCCAAGCTCGCCGAGGCCCGGCTGCGGGAGGTGCATCTGACCTCCCTGGAGCGGCTGCGCGCGGTGGCGTCGCCGGTGCTGGCGCGGCTGTCCGGGCGGGCCCTGGTGGTGGACCGGCACGGCTGGACGGCCGCGGTGACCGGGATGCCGTACACGAACCGGGTCGCGCTGCCCGAGGGGCTGTCGCCGGGCCGGCGGTGGCTGCCGCCGCTGGGGCTGTGCGCGGTGGAGCCACTGGCGGGCGGCTGGCTGCTGCGGGCCGACGACGAGCCGGTGCCGCACGGGGCGACGCGGATCGCGCTGGACCTGACGCGGCCGCGCCGCTGGTCGGTGACGGTGTCCGGCGGGGCGGGCGCCTGGAGTCACGAACTGAGCCCCCGGCATGCCGAGTTGCTCTATCTGCTGGCCCTGCACCGCACCGGTCGCAGCGCGGCGGGGCTGGCCGAGGACATGTTCGGCGACGCGGGCCGCACGGTGACGGTGCGCGCCGAGATGTCGCGGGTACGGCGCTATTTCGGGGAGTTCCTGGAGCACCGGCCGTACCGCTTCCGCGAGGACGCGGAGGTGGAGGTGCTGTTGCCGGACGACCCGCGCGAGCTGCTGCCGCATTCGACGGCGCCCGCGGTGGTCCGGGTGCGGATCTCGACCGACCTGCCCTGAGCCGACTCCGTATTTCCGCATATTTGCAGGGTCTTAGTCCGCAAGCGTGCCCAACTGCCGTAGCATCCCTGTACGGGCCACCCCACCTGCTCCTTTGGTCAACGCACGGACCAATAGCCGCAGTTGGCTCGCCTCGGGAGGTTTGATGAAGCACCGCGGCAGACACCGTCGACGCAGGCAGGGCCGCGCCGTTCGCGCGTTCCTCGCCGGCACCGCCCTCGCACTCACCGCCGCCGCCACGATGATCAGCGCCTCACAGGCCACGGTCGGCGACGACCCCGGGGCGCTCGAGCCGCTCACCAGGGCCGCCGAGACCGGCGCGCTCCGGCTGAAGGAGCAGTTGGTCCCGCAGGCCACCCTCGACGAACTCGCCGCCGGGATGGGCAAGCCGGTCGGTGTCAGTGCCGTCCTGGAGACCGCCGACCGGAGCCTGCGCAAGTCGAGCGGCTGTACGGCGAGCGAGCGCACGGCGCTGCCGGTCGCGCCGACGGCCACGCGCGCGTACTGCTGGGACGCCGCCGACACCGCGTCCTGGCGGGCGGGGGCCGTCACCGGCTCGGGTGACGCCGACGACGACGGCTGGTGGAACGACAATCGGGTGATCCTCTCCGGCTGGAGCCAGGGCACCGCCGACCGAGGTCTGGCGCGGGTCGCCTTCGTCGACGCGAACGACCTGGCCCACCTCAGGTACGCGTCGGCGCTGCTCGTCGTCCCGGTGGACGGCGGCCGGAACTACCGCGCCCTGCCCTCCCGGCTGTCGGGCATGGTCTGGTACCAGGACAAGCTGCTGGTCACCGCCGGCGACGGGCTGTACGTGTACGACATGAACCGCGTCCAGCGCACCACCGTCGACAGCGCCGCGGTGGGCCGCGTCGGCAAGGGCTGGTCGGCCCACGGCTACCGCTTCGTGCTGCCGGCCGTCGGCTCGTACCGGCTGGCCGGCGGGAGTGCCGCTCCCCGCGTCGGGGGCATCTCCCTCGACCGCAGCACGGCGCCCGACAGCCTGGTCGCGAGCGAGTGGACGGCCGCCGACAGCGACCGGCCCGCCCGCCTGTGGCGCTACGACTTCGACAGGGACCCGGCCCGCCCCGGCCTGCTGGCCACGGGCGCCACCGGGGTCGCGCCCGTGGTCGAGGCGTACGAGACGGAGGCCTCCGGCATCCGGGGCGTCCTGTCGCACCGGGCGGGCGGCACGGACCGCGCCGACTGGTACGTGGGCCGTGCCCCGGGCAGCACCGACCGGCAGGGCAGCCTGTGGCGCCAGGACACCGACGGCGCCGAGGCGACCCGCTGCGGCGAACAGAACGCCCCCAGGTGCTGGGGCACCCGGGTCGGCCCCCTGTCGTACTGGGAGGCGACCGGTGAGGTCTGGTCGCAGTCGGGCCGGACGCTGTTCGCCCTGCCGTTGGGTTCGATCGATGCGGCGCTCGGCTGAGCGCTGGGACGCGATCGACAGATCGGCCATCCGGATGGTTCCCTGACCGACATGCCCAACATCGTCGTAACCACCTGGTCGCTGGAACAGACCGCACCCACCGACCTCCTCCCAGCGCAAGCCCCGCAGGGCGACGTGACGATCGTCCGCTCCGAGGTGCCCTCGCCCGAGTTCAGCCGCTTCCTGTACACCTCGGTGGGCGGGGACGTCCACTGGACCGACCTGCTCGGCTGGACATACGCGCAGTGGCGGGAGCATCTGGAGCGGCCGGGCGTGGAGACCTGGGTGGCGTACGACCGGGGCACCCCCGCGGGATACGTGGAGCTGGAGCCGCAGGACGACGGGGTCGTGGAGATCCTCCACTTCGGGCTGCTCCCGGCCTTCCGGGGGCGGCGGATCGGCGGGCACCTGCTGTCGTACGGCACCGCCCGCGCCTGGGATCTCGCGGAGCGCTGGCCGGGGCTGGCCCAGACGAAGCGGGTGTGGCTGCACACCTGCAGCAAGGATGGCGAGCACGCGATGGCCAACTACCAGCGCCGTGGCTTCCAGCTCTTCGACACCAAGGTCGAGGAAGAAGCGGAGGCGCCCGCATCGGGCCCCTGGCCTGGGGCCTATCCGGCCTGACCTGCGGGAACAAGCCTCCTGGCGGGCTCTGTGACCCACGACACCCTTGTCTCACTCTCCGGGACAAGGGTGTCCGCATGATGGACGAAGCTGGACTGTGTCCAGATCGCCGTGACACGCTTCCGTCATGTCTGGAACTGGAATTGCCTTGGTGAGTCGGCGGCACGTCGACCTCGGCCGCATGTCCAGCGCCATCTGTCCGGCGCGCTGACCGTCCCGCAGCGCCCGACATCTCCCCCTTTCTGCTTCATTTCCCGCGCAACGACGCGCACTTATGCCCATGCGCCCGTATGCGCAGGTCAGAGCCGCTTTCCGCCTGTCCCGAAGGACGTATCCACCATGGCCGCCACCCCGCAGAAGCCTGCCGCCGCGACTCCCCGCCGCAAGGTGAGCCGTCACCGCGGTGAGGGTCAGTGGGCCGCGGGGCACTTCACCCCGCTCAACGGCAACGAACAGTTCAAGAAGGACGATGACGGTCTCAATGTGCGGACACGCATTGAGACGATCTACTCCAAGCGCGGCTTCGACTCCATCGACCCCAACGATCTTCGCGGCCGGATGCGCTGGTGGGGGCTCTACACCCAGCGCAAGCCCGGGATCGACGGCGGCAAGACCGCCATCCTGGAGCCGGAGGAGCTGGACGACTCCTACTTCATGCTGCGGGTGCGCATCGACGGCGGCCGGCTGACCACGCGGCAGCTGAGGGTGATCGGCGAGATCTCGCAGGAGTTCGCGCGCGGCACCGCCGACATCACCGACCGGCAGAACGTCCAGTACCACTGGATCCGGATCGAGGACGTGCCGGAGATCTGGGAGCGGTTGGAGGCCGTCGGCCTGTCCACCACCGAGGCCTGCGGTGACACGCCCCGCGTCGTCCTCGGCTCGCCGGTCGCCGGGATCGCCGCGGACGAGATCATCGACGGCACCCCGGCCATCGAGGAGATCCAGCGCCGGATCGTCGGCAACAAGGCCTTCTCCAACCTGCCCCGCAAGTTCAAGTCCGCGATCTCCGGCTCGCCGCTCCTGGACGTGGCGCACGAGATCAACGACGTCGCGTTCGTCGGCGTGAACCACCCCGAGCACGGCCCCGGCTTCGACCTGTGGGTCGGCGGCGGCCTGTCCACGAACCCCAAGATCGGCGTCCGACTCGGCACCTGGGTGCCACTGGACGAGGTCCCGGACGTCTACGAGGGCGTCATCTCGATCTTCCGCGACTACGGCTACCGCCGTCTTCGCACCCGCGCCCGCCTGAAGTTCCTCGTCGCCGACTGGGGCGCGGAGAAGTTCCGGCAGGTCCTCGAGGACGAGTACCTGGGACGCAAGCTCCTCGACGGCCCCGCGCCGGCCCAGCCCGTGGAGCGCTGGCGCGACCACGTGGGTGTGCACCGGCAGCAGGACGGCCGCTTCTACGTCGGGTTCGCCCCGCGCGTCGGCCGTGTGGACGGCACCACCCTGACGAAGATCGCCGAGCTGGCGGAGGCGCACGGCTCGGGCCGCGTCCGTACCACCGTCGAGCAGAAGATGATCATCCTCGACGTCGAGGAAGCGCAGGTCGAGTCCCTGTCCGAGGCCCTGGAGGCCCTGGACCTGACCACGAAGCCCTCCCCCTTCCGGCGCGGCACCATGGCCTGCACCGGCATCGAGTACTGCAAGCTCGCCATCGTCGAGACCAAGGCACGCGGCTCCCAGCTGATCGACGAGCTGGAGCGCCGTATCCCCGACTTCGACGAGCCGATCACCATCAACATCAACGGCTGCCCGAACGCCTGCGCCCGTATCCAGGTGGCGGACATCGGTCTCAAGGGCCAGCTGGTCCTCAACGACCAGGGCGAGCAGGTCGAGGGCTTCCAGGTGCACCTGGGCGGCGCGCTCGGTCTGGAGGCCGGGTTCGGGCGCAAGGTGCGTGGTCTGAAGGTCACCTCCGAGGAGCTGCCCGACTACGTCGAGCGCGTTCTGAAGCGGTTCCAGGCCGAGCGCGAGGACGGCGAGCGGTTCGCCACCTGGGCGGCGCGCGCATCCGAGGAGGCCCTCTCATGAGCGAGCGGGCCGCCCCCTTCTACTGCCCCTACTGCGGCGACGAGGACCTCCGGCCGAGCGAGCAGGGTCATGGCGCATGGGAATGCGCGGCATGCAACCGCGCATTCCAGTTGAAGTTCCTCGGGCTGCTCGCCCGGGGTCTTCAGCCCAACGACGCACGGGGAGACGGGATATGACCGCGATTCAGGAAGAGCGCACGACCGAGGATCTCAAGGCGCTCGCCGAGCAGGCGGGCCGTGACCTGGAGGACGCCTCCGCGCTGGAGATCCTCCAGTGGGCGGTCGACACCTTCGGCAAGCGCTTCTGCGTGACCTCGTCGATGGAGGACGCGGTGGTCGCCCACCTCGCCTCCCGCGCGATGCCCGGCGTCGACGTCGTGTTCCTGGACACCGGCTACCACTTCGAGGAGACCATCGGCACCCGCGACGCGGTCGAGGCGGTGATGGACGTCAACGTCATCACGCTGACCCCGCTCCAGACGGTCGCCGAGCAGGACGCCCAGTACGGCCCCAGGCTGCACGACCGCGACCCCGACCTGTGCTGCAGGCTGCGCAAGGTCGAGCCGCTGGAACGCGGACTCAAGAGCTATGTGGCCTGGGCGACCGGCCTGCGCCGCGACGAGTCCCCGACCCGGGCGAACACCCCGGTCGTCGGCTGGGACGAGAAGCGGCAGAAGGTGAAGATCTCCCCGATCGCCCGCTGGACCCAGGACGACGTGGACGCCTACGTCGCCGAGCACGGCGTACTGACCAACCCGCTCCTGATGGACGGCTACGCCTCCGTCGGCTGCGCCCCCTGCACCCGCCGCGTCCTCGAGGGCGAGGACGCGCGCGCCGGCCGCTGGGCCGGCCGCGCCAAGACCGAGTGCGGGCTGCACGGCTGACATGAACGATTCCTCTGCGACCTTGGAGAACCACGTGACGAGCGGAGCCACCGTCTGGCTCACGGGTCTGCCGAGCGCCGGCAAGACCACCATCGCCTACGAGCTGGCCGACCGGCTCCGCGACGAGGGCCACCGCGTCGAGGTGCTCGACGGCGACGAGATCCGCGAGTTCATCTCGGCGGGCCTCGGCTTCAGCCGCGAGGACCGGCACACCAATGTGCAGCGCATCGGCTTCCTGGCCGAACTGCTCGCCCGCAACGGCGTCAAGGCGCTCGTCCCGGTGATCGCGCCCTACTCCGACAGCCGTGACGCGGTCCGCAAGCGTCACCAGGAGAGCGGGGCGCCGTACCTGGAGATCCACGTGGCCACGCCGGTCGAGGTGTGCTCCGTCCGCGATGTGAAGGGTCTGTACGCCAAGCAGGCCGCGGGCGAGCTGACCGGACTGACCGGGGTCGACGACCCGTACGAGGCCCCCGAGTCGCCCGATCTTCGGATCGAGTCCCAGAACCAGACCGTGCAGGAGTCCGCGGCGTCCGTGTACGCCCTGCTCACCGAAAGGGGACTGGCATGACGACCGTCGCCGCGCTGGAGGAGGGCACGGACTCCCCGTACGCCCTCTCGCACCTGGACGCGCTGGAGTCCGAGGCGGTGCACATCTTCCGTGAGGTGGCGGGCGAGTTCGAGCGGCCGGTGATCCTGTTCTCCGGCGGCAAGGACTCCATCGTCATGCTGCACCTCGCGCTGAAGGCGTTCGCCCCCGCGGCGATCCCCTTCTCGCTGCTGCACGTGGACACCGGGCACAACTTCCCCGAGGTCATCGAGTACCGGGACCGCACGGTCGACAAGCACGGCCTGCGGCTGCATGTCGCCTCCGTGCAGGACTACATCGACCGCGGGGTGCTCAAGGAGCGCCCGGACGGCACCCGTAACCCGCTGCAGACGCTGCCGCTGACCGAG
It encodes:
- a CDS encoding NAD(P)H-binding protein is translated as MTENAAEKADTQRMTVVVTGASGRTGSRVARAARDAGLTVRAASRARGFDWEDPTTWAQVLRGADAAYLMYPSDVGSPAAAEGVGALAREAVGLGVRRLVLLSARGEDQALPTEEALKSSGADWTIVRATWFSQNFSEGPLVEGLVNGELVFPAGEVREPFVDVRDIADVVTAVLTSGDAHAGRTLELTGPRLLSWREAVAEISAATGTAITYTPVPARSYGEALAGFGVPPEEVELLVEVFETLMDGRNAHVTHDVHEVLGRAPRDFTDFAREAAAAGAWKA
- a CDS encoding YihY/virulence factor BrkB family protein, giving the protein MQPASESSPQPSSGRLHRARVLYRNVSKRRTAWLLLKDTVNSCIEYRILGLAAEAAFFTLLSVPPLLLSLIGLLGYVDDWTGTDTINSLETNLLEASRTVLSDKGVRQIAQPILDDVMNGGRPDVISVGFLFALWSGSRAVNVFIDTITVMYGLDGVRGIVKTRLVAFALFIAALLIGSVALPLMVAGPDAVVRIVPWSETLVQVLYWPVVIVLSIAFLTTLYHVSVPVRSPWIEDVPGALVALGMWVLGSFLLRIYLQNTVEGATIYGSLAAAVAVLLWIGVSAFAVLVGAAVNAAIDRVWPAAATAAARAANERMREAQVAEYVARTAAAHEHDPEDPDMPSEFPERWTRFLPPEDVTSRLRTHVKSTHHPPHKPEDQGRA
- a CDS encoding acyl-CoA dehydrogenase family protein, whose product is MAGSTHTVTNQPPPLVGYDVYTADRALTAAVERHVAPRALDEVREELAAFGRTCGSAQAQEWGVLANENPPRLRTHDRYGHRIDEVDFHPSWHRLLGKGVSAGLTAAWVRPGGHVRRAAAFLMWTQVEAGNGCPLSMTHAAVPALRTDPGLAAEWEPRLTSMVYDQGLRPAGRKAGALFGMGMTEKQGGSDVRANTTTATPLAEAGTYLLTGHKWFCSAPMSDGFLVLAQAPEGLTCFLVPRVLEDGGRNPFLIQRLKDKLGNRSNASAEVEFDGTWARRVGREGRGVRTIIDMVAATRLDCVLGSAGLMRQAVAQAVHHCDHRAVFGDRLVDLPLMRNVLADLAVESEAATTLALRLAAAYDDDGEQERALLRIAVPAAKYWVTKRCAPVTVEASECLGGNGYVEESGMPRLVRESPLNSIWEGAGNVQALDVLRALRREPAALDAYLREVGLARGADHRLDAAIKGLLTELADLEGIEARARRLTERLALVLQGSLLVRFAPPEVADAFCAARLGGDGGAAFGTLPSTLDLASVVDRARPKA
- a CDS encoding GAF domain-containing protein, with amino-acid sequence MALSPTDVTQLAAVDSARAARVLSEVRAATLSGQRAPVAPRPVIEQSWERTLRSGVDPDHDVRSGLLSREEVQRRRESTTLRQVMPVLREGLLSVADVAHHIMVVADDEGRVLWREGNSSVLRRADGLGLALGADWRESVVGTNGLGTPAVVRRPVQVFASEHFQRSQTSWTCTGAPITDPRDGRLIGVVDVSGPLETMHPATLAWVDSVAKLAEARLREVHLTSLERLRAVASPVLARLSGRALVVDRHGWTAAVTGMPYTNRVALPEGLSPGRRWLPPLGLCAVEPLAGGWLLRADDEPVPHGATRIALDLTRPRRWSVTVSGGAGAWSHELSPRHAELLYLLALHRTGRSAAGLAEDMFGDAGRTVTVRAEMSRVRRYFGEFLEHRPYRFREDAEVEVLLPDDPRELLPHSTAPAVVRVRISTDLP
- a CDS encoding GNAT family N-acetyltransferase, encoding MPNIVVTTWSLEQTAPTDLLPAQAPQGDVTIVRSEVPSPEFSRFLYTSVGGDVHWTDLLGWTYAQWREHLERPGVETWVAYDRGTPAGYVELEPQDDGVVEILHFGLLPAFRGRRIGGHLLSYGTARAWDLAERWPGLAQTKRVWLHTCSKDGEHAMANYQRRGFQLFDTKVEEEAEAPASGPWPGAYPA
- a CDS encoding putative leader peptide, yielding MSGTGIALVSRRHVDLGRMSSAICPAR
- a CDS encoding nitrite/sulfite reductase; translation: MAATPQKPAAATPRRKVSRHRGEGQWAAGHFTPLNGNEQFKKDDDGLNVRTRIETIYSKRGFDSIDPNDLRGRMRWWGLYTQRKPGIDGGKTAILEPEELDDSYFMLRVRIDGGRLTTRQLRVIGEISQEFARGTADITDRQNVQYHWIRIEDVPEIWERLEAVGLSTTEACGDTPRVVLGSPVAGIAADEIIDGTPAIEEIQRRIVGNKAFSNLPRKFKSAISGSPLLDVAHEINDVAFVGVNHPEHGPGFDLWVGGGLSTNPKIGVRLGTWVPLDEVPDVYEGVISIFRDYGYRRLRTRARLKFLVADWGAEKFRQVLEDEYLGRKLLDGPAPAQPVERWRDHVGVHRQQDGRFYVGFAPRVGRVDGTTLTKIAELAEAHGSGRVRTTVEQKMIILDVEEAQVESLSEALEALDLTTKPSPFRRGTMACTGIEYCKLAIVETKARGSQLIDELERRIPDFDEPITININGCPNACARIQVADIGLKGQLVLNDQGEQVEGFQVHLGGALGLEAGFGRKVRGLKVTSEELPDYVERVLKRFQAEREDGERFATWAARASEEALS
- a CDS encoding phosphoadenylyl-sulfate reductase gives rise to the protein MTAIQEERTTEDLKALAEQAGRDLEDASALEILQWAVDTFGKRFCVTSSMEDAVVAHLASRAMPGVDVVFLDTGYHFEETIGTRDAVEAVMDVNVITLTPLQTVAEQDAQYGPRLHDRDPDLCCRLRKVEPLERGLKSYVAWATGLRRDESPTRANTPVVGWDEKRQKVKISPIARWTQDDVDAYVAEHGVLTNPLLMDGYASVGCAPCTRRVLEGEDARAGRWAGRAKTECGLHG
- the cysC gene encoding adenylyl-sulfate kinase, whose protein sequence is MNDSSATLENHVTSGATVWLTGLPSAGKTTIAYELADRLRDEGHRVEVLDGDEIREFISAGLGFSREDRHTNVQRIGFLAELLARNGVKALVPVIAPYSDSRDAVRKRHQESGAPYLEIHVATPVEVCSVRDVKGLYAKQAAGELTGLTGVDDPYEAPESPDLRIESQNQTVQESAASVYALLTERGLA